In the genome of bacterium, the window TGCCTTTGGCGCATATTTTTGCACGTATGGTGCAGTTTGCCCAAATTGATATTGGTTTTGTGCAAAGCTATGCCGAAAGCATCGATAAAATTTTAGATAATTTATCCGAAGTGCGTCCTCATATTTTAGCCAGCGTTCCCCGTATTTTTGAAAAAATTCATACCCGTGTGTTGCAGGGGGTTGAAAACGGTTCGGATACAAAAAAGAAAATTTTTAACTGGGCTGTTCGTGTGGGTGAAAAGCGTTCTCATTATTTGGTGAGAGGTCTCATGGTGCCCGTGACTCTTAAGCTAAAATGGGCTGTAGCCTACAAACTTGTTTTTTCCAAGTTGCACGATAAGTTGGGGGGGCGTATCCAGTATTTTATTTCGGGTGGCGCACCTTTATCCAAAACCATCGGCGAGTTTTTTCACGCTGCAGGTTTTCTTATTTTAGAAGGTTATGGTTTAACCGAAACCAGTGCCGCTGTAACGGTAAACACGCCAGATGCCATGAAAATTGGTACGGTAGGTAAAATTGTTCCGGGTGTTGAGGTGAAAATTGCGCCGGATGGTGAAATATTGGTTCGCGGTGGTTTGGTTTTTAAAGGATATTATAAACGCCCCGAAGAAACCAAAGAAGCCATTGATGCCGATGGCTGGTTCCATACTGGTGATATTGGTATTATTGATACCGAAGGATTTTTAAAAATAACCGACCGTAAAAAAGATATTATTGTGACCGCTGCTGGTAAAAACGTAGCGCCTCAAAATATTGAAAATCTGTTTAAAAGCGATCCTATGATCTCGCAAGTGATGATCCATGGTGATAACCGCAAATTTTTATCAGCCCTTATTACTCTTAATAAAGATCAGGTAGAAGGGTATGCCAAGGAACATAAAATACCCTTTCAAGACTATGCCGATTTGGTGAAGAATGAAAAAATATACCATCTCATCAAAACACGACTTGACGAAAAAAACCGTCAGCTGGCAAAATATGAAACAATAAAAAAATTTGCTATATTGGAAAGTGATTTTTCAATTGAAACAGGCGAGTTAACGCCTACGCTTAAGGTTAAACGCAAGTTTACATCGACCAAATATAAAGATATCCTCGATAGCTTCTATCAGGATTAAAAGTTGATGTGCTGGTGTTGGTGTTCTGATGTTTCAGGACATGAGCATACGGTACAAATTAGGGGAGCATCCACCATGGAAACAACGCCTGCAAAATCCTCCGGGACCGGATCATCCGGTTCGGGTTTAGAGCCAAATGTGGCTTCGCTGTTATGTTACGTATGTACTTTTGTAACGGGTATTGTGTTTTTGATTATTGAAAAAGACAATAAGCAGGTGCGCTTTCATGCCTGGCAGGCCATTGTGTTGGGGGGCGCTTCCTTTGTAATACAGCTGGGGCTTTCTATTTTAGGTGCTATTTTGGGTGCTATTGCCGGACCTTTGGCTATGATTATTAGTATTTTTGTACCGGTGGTTTGGCTGGCTTTCCTTATTTTCTGGATTGTAGCCATGGTAAAAGCTTACCAAGGGGAACAGTATAAAATTCCCTTTATTGGCGACATTGCCGAAAAGCAGAATAATAAATAATTCTTTCCTCATTATATCCTCCCCCTTCCACACCGTG includes:
- a CDS encoding DUF4870 domain-containing protein encodes the protein METTPAKSSGTGSSGSGLEPNVASLLCYVCTFVTGIVFLIIEKDNKQVRFHAWQAIVLGGASFVIQLGLSILGAILGAIAGPLAMIISIFVPVVWLAFLIFWIVAMVKAYQGEQYKIPFIGDIAEKQNNK
- a CDS encoding long-chain fatty acid--CoA ligase; translated protein: MFDHTVSMRGNDVSIRFKEDGAWKTFTWNEVYSKVLDLIGALKKFGLKKGDRVCIFAKSCYEWTFTDLAIIGAGCVTVPIYESSLSDQAQYILDNCEAKAVFVGEATQLKKVKEVLSTLPHLKQIISFADVAKADKSDGIYTMDELFILGAGQGKETFDKMKDELTADSEVSYVYTSGTTGPPKGAVLTHGNFIGEVVALKKMLPFNPSMENLTFLPLAHIFARMVQFAQIDIGFVQSYAESIDKILDNLSEVRPHILASVPRIFEKIHTRVLQGVENGSDTKKKIFNWAVRVGEKRSHYLVRGLMVPVTLKLKWAVAYKLVFSKLHDKLGGRIQYFISGGAPLSKTIGEFFHAAGFLILEGYGLTETSAAVTVNTPDAMKIGTVGKIVPGVEVKIAPDGEILVRGGLVFKGYYKRPEETKEAIDADGWFHTGDIGIIDTEGFLKITDRKKDIIVTAAGKNVAPQNIENLFKSDPMISQVMIHGDNRKFLSALITLNKDQVEGYAKEHKIPFQDYADLVKNEKIYHLIKTRLDEKNRQLAKYETIKKFAILESDFSIETGELTPTLKVKRKFTSTKYKDILDSFYQD